The sequence below is a genomic window from Quercus lobata isolate SW786 unplaced genomic scaffold, ValleyOak3.0 Primary Assembly Scq3eQI_218, whole genome shotgun sequence.
ATCATCAACCAATAGGCCAGGAGCAAGGATTCCGGAAAGTGAAATTCGATATTGCAAGTGCACAAGTCGACGCTCCTGATATGAAAGTGAAAGTGGAGTGAAAGCCGGCTCTAAGCAGGATCCAAAGACGTTCAAATCCAGTTCCAATCTGGATATAAAAGTGCAGTTCAATCGTCGAAAGTgatatctcttttattttagtttggttttcttttctcttttgagtCAGGTTCTTAAGACAGGACAGATCTGGGTTTCCGTAATTATCTCTCCCTCTATCTTTGATGGACTTGGGTATTCATGAATCAGTACTTGACTTTCCACCAGAGCGTTTGTAGCTTATAATGGTTCACGTTTCGAATACAGCtgagaaaactgaaaacttgaAGAGACATGAAATGATAAAACCTACTGTAAGCgagaatatatattatatgtttaatagTGGGAAGGTAGTATGACGTCTGGGGAGCACAAACTGtaccatttttaatgaaaagctGAGGGCGTAGCATAAAGTGAAAGTTTGATGCAGTTCCGGAAACAGTTATCAAGGTAACCAGTAGGTGCGCTCGATGTGCCTTCTGTGTATTTGGGTCCACCATATCACCACCAAATTAGAATAAGTTCGAAGACAAGCATCTCGCGAGGCTATACTGTTCTGATTGAAAATACTTTGACATTCAGTGCATGAACAAGTTAAGGCCGCTAAACCCACACAAATgcgatgaaaaaaaaaaaaaaaaaaaaaaaaaaaaaaaaaatgaaaaacgcagacgcaggattgggcgaaaacgcccaatccaaacgcactctaaatggtcaatttttttttaaaatttttttaattaaactttcCATGTCAGCAGGCTACcgtggattaaaaaaataaactttccatGTCAGcagaaaaagtggtagattgctacattgttcggaaacagtgtttctgggcaaaatatttccaaaattaacggtaatgggccattttgccCCATAACATGACCTATTTTGAATGATCGTCATGTCAAAAGCCCAAGTTTACCAAGTTGGAATTATAAATGGAtgatttttacaaaatttgttaCTTCATCAATTTGAGAGTGGGAGAGGGGGACAACCCTACTCACCTTTGAATAAGTAGGATTGTGTTTGAATACCGATTTGGCTtaattgcattttattgaaaattaggAGTAAATGGTTCAAAGATGTTCTACATAAATTACAACCCTACTCATCTTTGAATAAGTAGGATTGTGTTTGAATACCGATTTGGTTTACTtgcattttattcaaaattaggAGTAAATGGTTCAAAGATGTTCTACATAAATTACACAATGTATCAATTTTCCAGTCTAGTaacataattttgttaaaaattattgaagtgacatattatgattggtgtataataaaaataaaatcaagacCCATGTTAAAATTATGTTGCTCTAATCAAAACTTGTTATTTTAGCCAACAagcttgtaaaaaaaaaatatatatatatatacgtcCCTAACATTGTTCAAGAATTTGTATTTGGCCTTTTTTGCGTCTGGtcatacaaattttttgtttttttgaattaGTTAACAAATTCACTGAGACGAGACATTTTGGACACTTCACCTCAAACTCTCCACCGAAATTGTTTAGATAAGGAACGCATCAAAGAAGTAAAGAACCGGCCTCAGAGTAAATGGAAGAGAAACTATCCTCTGTGGCAAAGACCTTTACCCCATCACCCATTCAAGAACTTTCTCATCTTGCTCAACGATGCAACGCTATCAACCTCGCTGAAGGCTTCCCAGACTTCCCTGCACCTTCTCATATAAAAAACGCAGCTGTTTCTGCCATTAATTCAGACTTCAACCAGTACAGGTTGGTGTTCAACACTGCAACTTCTTCAATGAATTTGAGCTATTTATATCGATTCCTGATATGGGTTTGATTCCTTATTTATAaactttgtttgattttgtgcTTCCCGATTCACAATTTTGAATCTTTAGGCACATTTTCTATCTGTCATTTACTAGAATTGTACTGGACCATGAGAAAGAAAACAGAGTAGAACTATACccacaaaactaaattgcatcGCTGCAAAGCTGACATGATATTGAGCTGAAAAGAGCTAACGAGGTCTATTATGTTGTGGCATGCGTAGTCCCAGACTCCCAGGGAATGTGTTAGCTTTGCTTATGTTGTTCATTAATTGTTATGCAAAATACTACTTTTCCAAATAATAGGAGACTTGGGCTCTATTTATAGACACCCTCTTACCCTTTTATGAAGAGCTATACCCTCTTGAAGGGTTGCTATTTTAGGAACAAACATAACCCTTTGTAAAGTCATATTCATTCACTTAAGAAACTTAATATGATACCAATGCAAAAACTACACTTgctcctttttttaaaaaaaaaaaattgtttgaaactAATGGAGAGCAACTGTTGCAATGTAAGGCATGTGCAAGAAATATGTGACCACTTGGCAAAGATAGTGAAGAACATGCATGGTTTGGATGTCAACCCACTTACTGATATAGCTATTTGCTGTGGCCAAACCGAGGCATTTGCAGCAGCAGTGTTTGCAAGTAAGCTCTTTGCTATTCCTGTTAGTTGATGTTATTATTTGAGTCAGCTTTTTCAGTTTTCGAATACATATGTGATTCTCTTTACTGCTATGCTATGTAAGGACAGTCATAGACCGAGGTGATGAAGTTGTACTTTTTGACCCTTCATATGAAACATACGAAGGATGTATTGCCATGGCAGGGGGAGTCCCAGTAAGCTTCTTATTATCACTTAGGGCTTAAAGTCTTTATCATAGATTATAAGTTAGTCCTGCTGCATGTTAATACCAAGGGCACTTGATActtttaaattcataattacttactaccattaaaaaaaaggaaatgacaGGTATTTGTGGCACTTGATCCTCCTCATTGGACCTTGGATCCAAACAAACTCATGAAGTCTATTACTGGGAGAACAAAAGCTATTGTATTGAACAGGTGAGTAAACTCTATGAAGGGGACACAAAAAAGTAGTTTTTCAGAAATTGCACTCACTCTAAAAGCATTCTTCCAAAACTCAGTACATTTATAATTAATGGAATAGAGATTCTGGTAGAAATCTAGAAtgcatcttttttttgtttcataaaCTGAGTGAAAAAAGCTATGACAATTGATGAAGTTTGATTAGAATCTTgaccataatattttcataagtGATTTGCTGGACATGCAGAATATCATTCCTATAAGGATTGCTGTAGGGCTACTTTCATGTTGTTCACAAGAAAGTTTCTATATTCTCTCTGTTGATGAGGCAATAGGCACTATAGAATTGGGGCATGACTTGCATGTTTTTCTAAAGGACAATGATTATGAAATATTGATGATTACAACCATTAGTCTCAAGCTATAGGGaaatttaaaagagagagagagagagagaggaacatGGCAAGTTTTACCCAAATTAATTGATTTCTTGGGATCCATCtgtcatatataataataataagtgaaaTTACTTGACAAATTATTTGCAAAGAAATGCTATATTTGCATAATGATTTAGATTTGTGCTGATGTAAAGTTGTGCAGTCCTCAGAATCCTACCGGCAAAGTTTTCTCTAAAGATGAACTAGAGATTATTGCTGGAATATGCCGCACAAGGGATTGCCTAGCTATAACAGATGAAGTATGATGATATACTTTGGCTTAtcaaacttgatcatgcatgAATGGATTAGATGATCATCCCATGGCATCACATGTATCCTCATGGTCTTTTGATTTATAGTaaacatttcaaaaatttgtaaGCTGTTTGTCCCATCTTATAGTTCATAACCTgactttttttggggggtgagGAGGATGAGTGTATTTTACACCCAGGGTATTGTTTAAATTAGTGCCTTTGCGAAACATAGCAAAAAGATGGAATGCACACATGCTAAGAAGAGCACGTATTCTTTGTTGTTAGACTGGATGCCaccataaattttgattttgagccAGCCATCACAATTGGATTGGTGTGATATGATTGTGGCTGAAACAATAATGAGAACTTCTGCATATGGTTTGGCTTATGGTTAATAACTGGATGTTAGGGTATGTGATTGTTCTAACCTTTTTTAGTTAAAAAGTGAGATGGTATTAATATCCTAAGAAAGATGGTAGAAGAGGAAGCAGAAAGTGACTTGCTAAcaaatgaaaatgtaaaaaggAATATCACTTGCATTTAtagaaagttttgaaaaatgggAGTTCCTCTCTCATATTCTCATTTCTCATGATGGCTTGTTGCTGTTGCGTCAATGCCATGTCCAAAGTTACAGTATTACTTTATAAATCTGATATATGTACTCTGGTTatatcaaataatatttttttaacaaattgcaATCCCCATTCTTTCTTAGCTTTCAATAAGCAATGGCATGCTTTTTTGGCTGAAAGTGCTGACAAACAAGAAAGATTGAATTAACTATTTGTATAATATCTAAAGATTTTGTCTTCTACTTTGTTGATGTTTCTGCAGGTATATGAACATATAACATTTGACAATGAGAAACACATATCCCTTGCCTCATTTCCAGGAATGCAAGAGCGAACTATAATCACATCTTCCTTGTCTAAAACTTTTAGTGTTACAGGTTAAGCTGACATCCTACACAGAAGACTTCTAATTTAAGTTTGTTCATGCTGGGAAAATGTCATTCTTTATTCATatttcttggaatttttttatctCAACTTTTAACTATTGTCCTTTACATCCTTTGTAGTACCCGATTTTCCATTTCAGTTTTAGTAACTGGTGCAGGTTGGAGGGTTGGATGGGCAATTGCTCCAGCTTTCATCGCCTCTGCAATCAGAAACATTCATGTTAAAATCACAGATTCTGCTCCAGCGCCTTTCCAGGAAGCTGCCTTGACTGCTTTGAGAAGCCCCCCAGAATACTTTGAATCATTGAGAAGAGTAGGGTCCAAAGAGCAACTTTTTAATTCTTATCTAGTTCTGTGAGGTTGATAGTCCAACTTCACTCATTTATATGATGTAACTGAAATGTAACATCACAGCTATGCCATTAATTATTATTCATGATTGACTACATTTCTGCTTTGCTCAGGAATATGAAGCAAAAAGAGATTACATTGTCAAGTTGCTTGCTGGGGTTGGTTTTAAGATTCAGTTTAAGCCTCAGGGTtcgttttttttatttgcagaGATTCCTGAAAATTGCCCCCTTTCTGATGTAAGTGCTTTTCTACTTTGTTGGTgtaatcattttaaaaaattacaataatggGTTACCATTGTTTCTGTTCATTTCAAATTCCATTAGGTCTGTCATAAGCAGTTATAATTTATAGCAATCCTGAGTGAGACTTATTTTGCTAATGCATATATTTATTCTTTCAGTTAGAATATGTTAAAGAACTGATACAGCAGGCGGGAGTAGTGGCTGTTCCAGGCCGTGGattttttcatacaaatttATCCTTGAAGAAATCTTCTGAGGTAGATCATAGCTATCAGAAAAGATACATCAGGTTTGCTTTCTGTAAGAGTAATGCTACTTTGGCTGCAGCCGCACAAAAGCTTTTGCATTCCAAAGGTCTCGAGCTTCATTCTATTCATAAAAGGGATGCTTGATATTTGGTTTGTTTTAATTGAGGAAATATAAGTGTGACAGGGATTAAATGAAAAGTGCTTCAGCCAAGAAAAGAGATTTAAATTCAGAGTACTTTCTCTTGTATTAGTCATTAATATTCAACGCaaacattacatttttttattaatcttcCAAAAGGTGAGAACCAGTAATCTTTGCCCAACTTCATATAGCGAGTTGCAAAGATGAATATTTATGCCTAAGGAGATTTGGGAGGGcgaaaaatatataatgaagtCAAAAATTTCTAATCACAAGTCAGATGATCTACCTAAAAACCTAGTATCCAAGGTGATGAGGTGGTGGTAGAAGAGAAGCGACAAGTTAGTGGAGGAATTGCATAGAATATGGTGTTCTTGTCAATGCCAGCTTGCCTTCACTAGACAAAGCCACAAGTGCAGCAACAAGACCTGAATTTCATGCAAGGGTCTCAGCTCTGTGTAACAATAGTTGGAACTTATCTCGTGGAAACCATCACTGTTGAATGTCCCTCCCATCTCAATCCTTGTCAACTACCATACTTGCTTTGGTTGCTAGCAATTGATGCAGCTCTATGTTGCACATCTTGTGGGAAACGATCACCAAAGCCAACAGCATAACTCATATTTCAAGGGTTCTTGCCGAGGATGTAATCAACCTGGGTCCTAGCAACTTCAACTAGTACTTCTTCGGGATAAAAATCAGGTCTGCAATACCATTTACACTGAGATAGAATGTAAGATAATGACCGTATAGAGTATAGTGTAGTTAAGAAAGCAGCATTCGCTACAAATTGAAGAGGCCGAGGCCTTTTATGGTTTAACTGGATTAAACCACCTTTTGTTCTGTTGAAGCTTTAGAAAAACCGGTAGGTATGAGCACTAAGTTTTGTCTATCCCGTTGTGAAATCTTAATAGTTAATAAAGGATAACCGAAACCTAGGAACAATCTTAGGCAGCTTATTGTCCCAGCTAACTACAAGACGATCTTGACCTTGCAAAGAAGCATCAATCTGATTGGCTAGAAGAGGATTTGTAACAAGTTTAGGATAGGAAGAATTCCCAGTTGCATAGTACAACCAAGGTCCACTCCACCAAAACTCATCCAGTAACAAGTGGAACTATAGGAAGGTGGAGATGGGCGATGGGTCTACACCTCCAGTGTAGTTTTCATCTTGTCCTTTTGTAGCGAACTTAAAAGACTGTCAGCACCATGGAAGAATTTCTTTTGAGTACTGCATGCTGTCTTTGAAAACAATGAATGCAGCAGCGGTCTCTGTAGCAAGAGCTGGGCACGTAGCACATATTAATGCAGGCCGGTTGTAGTCAATAGCTCAGGAACATGTTTCAATTTTCCCATCTGGGGAACCACCATCTGCTCCATCAACAAGTGAAGCAATCTTGTCTGTGGAATTTGCTGAGGAACCAAAGGCCTTGAGAAGGTATTCTGTGCCCAACTTGATGATGAACCATGGCCAAAGATGCTGAGAATCATATGGTAGCCACCCGGCAGCTCATCTTTTAAGCAGAGTCACCTCTCCATGAAACATTATTGTTCTTTGGGAGTCTTCCAGCTATAAGAAAAACGTAGGAGAAAAAAATATCCTATCAGAATCATTGAGGTAGTTGGATATGGAATTAGTATTTCGATATTTAGTCTGtttggataaaatttattttactgaaattgaaaactgaaaactgaaaacactgtagcaaaataatttttaaatttgtgaatagtgtcgtgagacccatttttaataaaaaaattgttgaaaaatggaatttgtgggtctgtgaacagtgcacggatgcactgttcaccgtggaaaagtcaacaaaatcggctcaaaaaaaaaaaaaaaaactgctgaAAACGCAAACATGAAACGCAAAAGCTAAATCCAAACCCAGCCttaattattaaaatctttCTTTCATTCCCTAAGCTGAGAGCACCAAATAAAAGTTAATaagtgaaagaaagagagccAACAATTGTAGAAGAAATAGATATTTGACTAATTTCATGGGGTTATACTAATCTAAGTTATGTGCgtttggattaatttttctactggattttttttttttttttttttaatagagagtttcaacctatggcgttcACTTTTGATAATActcttttattcaactatcagatattttaccaattaagctaactggaactcaTTGTACCGGATGGTTATTAGCTAATTTGTTGAAACTTGTGTAAAGTTATGATTTAcgactatattttatgttggctttattctatgACAAAGAGTgttgtatttgttttaattttgttctttgtattttgtgggattttattgtattgagtttagtattaagttggtgaagaatcgagcatgaaatgaaaaatcaatgCAATTTCGCGACTAACTCGCAAGAAGCTCGCGAGTAAAGTTTCCTGCAAAAATGGCACGTGAGAAGCATATGTTGGAAGTTGAAGAGTTATATCAGGCTGTCAGTTTCGCGAGTGCCTTGCGAGAACAACCAACCCGCGAGGTACCCGCGAAACTCTTTGCCTAGaagattttaagtgtgactttcttacccttcacccatactatatataccctcattacccacaaaagtatgagaggctattcagagagaaaaaaccctagataggttttctacaacacaacacacccatcttttagagagagagctactcatccttagtgaaaAATCATAGTAGCCTCttttccttccctctcccattgccatactttgagaggagatttgtacacaaacacaacccacactcTTTCAAAGTGTAGTGAGTGTTTTAAAGCTTGGAAAGTTTTGGGggtttgccaaaagaagccggtgaggctttGTGGATGCAATCGGCCGTATTGCGGGATCTgaaaagttagagaagacatgaCTCCGAGAAGTCCGTTAATAGCAAGAGTTTGGAGGgatcaagtacattgggtagactaggcttggaaggtcttttattattcatgtactccaactttattctctagtagaTTGATTTCGACTTAGAGGGtcgtggagaggttttttgtcaagttcttcagtttcctcttcgataacacgtcttaaagttatcttgtgttttcatctctcttcctttattctTGAACTTTACATTT
It includes:
- the LOC115973745 gene encoding kynurenine--oxoglutarate transaminase 1-like, with amino-acid sequence MEEKLSSVAKTFTPSPIQELSHLAQRCNAINLAEGFPDFPAPSHIKNAAVSAINSDFNQYRHVQEICDHLAKIVKNMHGLDVNPLTDIAICCGQTEAFAAAVFAIIDRGDEVVLFDPSYETYEGCIAMAGGVPVFVALDPPHWTLDPNKLMKSITGRTKAIVLNSPQNPTGKVFSKDELEIIAGICRTRDCLAITDEVYEHITFDNEKHISLASFPGMQERTIITSSLSKTFSVTGWRVGWAIAPAFIASAIRNIHVKITDSAPAPFQEAALTALRSPPEYFESLRREYEAKRDYIVKLLAGVGFKIQFKPQGSFFLFAEIPENCPLSDLEYVKELIQQAGVVAVPGRGFFHTNLSLKKSSEVDHSYQKRYIRFAFCKSNATLAAAAQKLLHSKGLELHSIHKRDA